A single window of Bombus pascuorum chromosome 1, iyBomPasc1.1, whole genome shotgun sequence DNA harbors:
- the LOC132916073 gene encoding cytoplasmic dynein 1 intermediate chain isoform X16, with protein MMSDRKAELERKKAKLQAIREEKERRRREKEQKDVEEATVRAAGTDKDHRKELDAMLSSLGVAPVSDVLSSLSSMNSLTPEQSTNATPDASLQPSSINSAQSSSARKKNRELTIVSVAHTNIPPKEPVVYTKQTQTIQTSHTSHDGYFETDWWRPRKGGSAPNYLYEYNLNPGLEWEDEFTVLTFDDGQAEDEENSLPHMDGFQSKLPPGILPHGLPQVKEVQPAVTQVEQEKEKEKPKEVQELSEEEKQMIILSEDFQRFLDRTSRIVERALGESVNIYSDYTGTMDGEDGMDEKSHQRLWLNRWFFCDRWSRNRCVTSMDWSPQFPELLAASYNNNDDTPNDPDGVCLVWNTKFKKTTPEFIFHCQSPVMSTTFARFHPNLILGGTYSGQIVLWDNRVQKRTPIQRTPLSASAHTHPVYCLNVVGAQNAHNLISISTDGKLCSWSLDMLSQPQETLELHTKQSKAIAATCLAFPHGDVNNFVVGSEEGTVYSACRHGTKAGVLDSYEGHQGPVTGISTHAVQGGIDFSHLFLTSSIDWTIKLWSLKESKPLYSFEHNGDYVYDVAWSPTHPALFAAVDDSGRLDLWNLNQDTEVPTASIVINGSPALNRVSWTPSGLHVTVGDDTGKIWVYDVAEHLAHPRIDEWNKFLYTQQELKHNKADEELHKLNLREPTSLTSMPPLLATCPLR; from the exons ATGATGTCTGACAGAAAAGCAGaacttgaaagaaaaaaagccaAACTTCAGGCTAttagagaagaaaaggaaagacgtagaagagaaaaagaacagaaagat gTTGAGGAAGCTACAGTTCGTGCTGCAGGAACGGATAAAGATCATCGGAAAGAATTAGATGCTATGCTTTCATCCTTGGGGGTAGCACCGGTGTCag ATGTCTTATCCAGTTTATCTAGTATGAATTCTTTGACTCCAGAACAAAGTACTAATGCTACTCCCGATGCTAGTTTACAGCCATCTAGTATAAATTCTGCTCAGag CAGCAGTGCCAGGAAGAAGAATCGGGAACTAACGATTGTTTCTGTGGCACATACCAATATTCCTCCAAAAGAACCAGTTGTTTATACCAAACAAACACAAACTATTCAAACATCGCACACATCTCACGACG GCTACTTTGAGACTGACTGGTGGCGTCCCAGGAAAGGTGGGTCTGCACCAAACTACCTAT ACGAGTACAATCTAAATCCTGGTTTAGAATGGGAGGACGAATTTACAG TTTTGACATTTGATGATGGCCAAGCCGAAGACGAAGAGAACAGTTTGCCGCATATGGATGGTTTCCAAAGCAAGCTTCCTCCTGGAATTCTTCCCCATGGTTTACCACAGGTTAAGGAAGTGCAGCCAGCGGTTACACAAGTGGAgcaagaaaaggaaaaagaaaaacctaAAGAAg TACAAGAACTCAGCGAAGAAGAGAAACAAATGATCATACTATCTGAAGATTTTCAACGATTCCTTGATCGTACTAGTAGAATTGTGGAAAGGGCATTAGGAGAATCTGTCAATATTTATAGCGATTATACCGGTACCATGGATGGTGAAGATGGAAT GGACGAAAAGAGTCATCAGCGTTTGTGGTTAAATCGATGGTTCTTCTGCGATCGATGGTCTCGTAATCGTTGTGTGACCTCGATGGATTGGTCACCTCAGTTTCCAGAACTTCTTGCAGCCTCCTATAACAATAACGACGACACTCCAAACGATCCCGATGGAGTGTGTTTGGTTTGGAACACAAAGTTTAAGAAAACAACACcggaatttattttccattgtCAGTCTCCGGTTATGTCGACCACGTTCGCAAGATTTCATCCTAATTTAATCTTAGGGGGTACTTATTCCGGACAAATCGTTCTCTGGGACAATAGAGTACAAAAGAGAACTCCTATTCAACGAACTCCACTATCAGCAAGCGCACATACT caTCCTGTATATTGTCTAAACGTTGTTGGGGCACAAAACGCGCACAATTTGATAAGCATATCAACCGATGGCAAACTGTGCTCCTGGAGTTTAGACATGTTGTCACAACCGCAAGAGACATTGGAGCTTCACACTAAACAGTCGAAAGCAATTGCTGCCACTTGTTTGGCGTTCCCTCATGGCGATGTTAATAATTTCGTTGTAGGCAGCGAAGAAGGAACTGTATATTCCG CTTGTCGTCATGGTACAAAAGCTGGTGTATTAGATTCTTACGAAGGTCATCAAGGACCAGTTACAGGAATTAGTACACACGCCGTACAAGGTGGAATAGATTTCTCACATCTATTCTTAACATCGTCCATCGATTGGACGATCAAGCTCTGGAGTCTTAAAGAGAGCAAACCTCTATATTCTTTCGAGCACAACGGTGATTACGTTTATGACGTTGCGTGGTCACCGACCCATCCAGCTCTCTTTGCCGCGGTAGACGATTCAGGACGATTAGATTTATGGAATTTGAATCAAGATACCGAAGTACCCACCGCTAGTATCGTGATCAATGGTTCTCCGGCTCTTAACAGAGTTTCATGGACACCGAGCGGTTTACACGTAACCGTTGGTGATGATACTGGAAAGATTTGGGTGTACGATGTTGCCGAG cATCTGGCACATCCAAGAATCGACGAGTGGAACAAATTCTTGTACACTCAGCAAGAGCTGAAACACAACAAAGCGGACGAAGAACTGCATAAACTTAATTTAAGAGAACCTACTTCGTTAACTTCCATGCCTCCGCTGCTAGCGACGTGTCCCCTCagataa
- the LOC132916073 gene encoding cytoplasmic dynein 1 intermediate chain isoform X18, with amino-acid sequence MMSDRKAELERKKAKLQAIREEKERRRREKEQKDVEEATVRAAGTDKDHRKELDAMLSSLGVAPVSDVLSSLSSMNSLTPEQSTNATPDASLQPSSINSAQSSSARKKNRELTIVSVAHTNIPPKEPVVYTKQTQTIQTSHTSHDGYFETDWWRPRKAHAFDYYDEYNLNPGLEWEDEFTVLTFDDGQAEDEENSLPHMDGFQSKLPPGILPHGLPQVKEVQPAVTQVEQEKEKEKPKEVQELSEEEKQMIILSEDFQRFLDRTSRIVERALGESVNIYSDYTGTMDGEDGMDEKSHQRLWLNRWFFCDRWSRNRCVTSMDWSPQFPELLAASYNNNDDTPNDPDGVCLVWNTKFKKTTPEFIFHCQSPVMSTTFARFHPNLILGGTYSGQIVLWDNRVQKRTPIQRTPLSASAHTHPVYCLNVVGAQNAHNLISISTDGKLCSWSLDMLSQPQETLELHTKQSKAIAATCLAFPHGDVNNFVVGSEEGTVYSACRHGTKAGVLDSYEGHQGPVTGISTHAVQGGIDFSHLFLTSSIDWTIKLWSLKESKPLYSFEHNGDYVYDVAWSPTHPALFAAVDDSGRLDLWNLNQDTEVPTASIVINGSPALNRVSWTPSGLHVTVGDDTGKIWVYDVAEHLAHPRIDEWNKFLYTQQELKHNKADEELHKLNLREPTSLTSMPPLLATCPLR; translated from the exons ATGATGTCTGACAGAAAAGCAGaacttgaaagaaaaaaagccaAACTTCAGGCTAttagagaagaaaaggaaagacgtagaagagaaaaagaacagaaagat gTTGAGGAAGCTACAGTTCGTGCTGCAGGAACGGATAAAGATCATCGGAAAGAATTAGATGCTATGCTTTCATCCTTGGGGGTAGCACCGGTGTCag ATGTCTTATCCAGTTTATCTAGTATGAATTCTTTGACTCCAGAACAAAGTACTAATGCTACTCCCGATGCTAGTTTACAGCCATCTAGTATAAATTCTGCTCAGag CAGCAGTGCCAGGAAGAAGAATCGGGAACTAACGATTGTTTCTGTGGCACATACCAATATTCCTCCAAAAGAACCAGTTGTTTATACCAAACAAACACAAACTATTCAAACATCGCACACATCTCACGACG GCTACTTTGAGACTGACTGGTGGCGTCCCAGGAAAG CTCATGCATTCGACTATTACG ACGAGTACAATCTAAATCCTGGTTTAGAATGGGAGGACGAATTTACAG TTTTGACATTTGATGATGGCCAAGCCGAAGACGAAGAGAACAGTTTGCCGCATATGGATGGTTTCCAAAGCAAGCTTCCTCCTGGAATTCTTCCCCATGGTTTACCACAGGTTAAGGAAGTGCAGCCAGCGGTTACACAAGTGGAgcaagaaaaggaaaaagaaaaacctaAAGAAg TACAAGAACTCAGCGAAGAAGAGAAACAAATGATCATACTATCTGAAGATTTTCAACGATTCCTTGATCGTACTAGTAGAATTGTGGAAAGGGCATTAGGAGAATCTGTCAATATTTATAGCGATTATACCGGTACCATGGATGGTGAAGATGGAAT GGACGAAAAGAGTCATCAGCGTTTGTGGTTAAATCGATGGTTCTTCTGCGATCGATGGTCTCGTAATCGTTGTGTGACCTCGATGGATTGGTCACCTCAGTTTCCAGAACTTCTTGCAGCCTCCTATAACAATAACGACGACACTCCAAACGATCCCGATGGAGTGTGTTTGGTTTGGAACACAAAGTTTAAGAAAACAACACcggaatttattttccattgtCAGTCTCCGGTTATGTCGACCACGTTCGCAAGATTTCATCCTAATTTAATCTTAGGGGGTACTTATTCCGGACAAATCGTTCTCTGGGACAATAGAGTACAAAAGAGAACTCCTATTCAACGAACTCCACTATCAGCAAGCGCACATACT caTCCTGTATATTGTCTAAACGTTGTTGGGGCACAAAACGCGCACAATTTGATAAGCATATCAACCGATGGCAAACTGTGCTCCTGGAGTTTAGACATGTTGTCACAACCGCAAGAGACATTGGAGCTTCACACTAAACAGTCGAAAGCAATTGCTGCCACTTGTTTGGCGTTCCCTCATGGCGATGTTAATAATTTCGTTGTAGGCAGCGAAGAAGGAACTGTATATTCCG CTTGTCGTCATGGTACAAAAGCTGGTGTATTAGATTCTTACGAAGGTCATCAAGGACCAGTTACAGGAATTAGTACACACGCCGTACAAGGTGGAATAGATTTCTCACATCTATTCTTAACATCGTCCATCGATTGGACGATCAAGCTCTGGAGTCTTAAAGAGAGCAAACCTCTATATTCTTTCGAGCACAACGGTGATTACGTTTATGACGTTGCGTGGTCACCGACCCATCCAGCTCTCTTTGCCGCGGTAGACGATTCAGGACGATTAGATTTATGGAATTTGAATCAAGATACCGAAGTACCCACCGCTAGTATCGTGATCAATGGTTCTCCGGCTCTTAACAGAGTTTCATGGACACCGAGCGGTTTACACGTAACCGTTGGTGATGATACTGGAAAGATTTGGGTGTACGATGTTGCCGAG cATCTGGCACATCCAAGAATCGACGAGTGGAACAAATTCTTGTACACTCAGCAAGAGCTGAAACACAACAAAGCGGACGAAGAACTGCATAAACTTAATTTAAGAGAACCTACTTCGTTAACTTCCATGCCTCCGCTGCTAGCGACGTGTCCCCTCagataa
- the LOC132916073 gene encoding cytoplasmic dynein 1 intermediate chain isoform X17, with product MMSDRKAELERKKAKLQAIREEKERRRREKEQKDVEEATVRAAGTDKDHRKELDAMLSSLGVAPVSDVLSSLSSMNSLTPEQSTNATPDASLQPSSINSAQSSSARKKNRELTIVSVAHTNIPPKEPVVYTKQTQTIQTSHTSHDGYFETDWWRPRKGGSAPNYLSHAFDYYDEYNLNPGLEWEDEFTAEDEENSLPHMDGFQSKLPPGILPHGLPQVKEVQPAVTQVEQEKEKEKPKEVQELSEEEKQMIILSEDFQRFLDRTSRIVERALGESVNIYSDYTGTMDGEDGMDEKSHQRLWLNRWFFCDRWSRNRCVTSMDWSPQFPELLAASYNNNDDTPNDPDGVCLVWNTKFKKTTPEFIFHCQSPVMSTTFARFHPNLILGGTYSGQIVLWDNRVQKRTPIQRTPLSASAHTHPVYCLNVVGAQNAHNLISISTDGKLCSWSLDMLSQPQETLELHTKQSKAIAATCLAFPHGDVNNFVVGSEEGTVYSACRHGTKAGVLDSYEGHQGPVTGISTHAVQGGIDFSHLFLTSSIDWTIKLWSLKESKPLYSFEHNGDYVYDVAWSPTHPALFAAVDDSGRLDLWNLNQDTEVPTASIVINGSPALNRVSWTPSGLHVTVGDDTGKIWVYDVAEHLAHPRIDEWNKFLYTQQELKHNKADEELHKLNLREPTSLTSMPPLLATCPLR from the exons ATGATGTCTGACAGAAAAGCAGaacttgaaagaaaaaaagccaAACTTCAGGCTAttagagaagaaaaggaaagacgtagaagagaaaaagaacagaaagat gTTGAGGAAGCTACAGTTCGTGCTGCAGGAACGGATAAAGATCATCGGAAAGAATTAGATGCTATGCTTTCATCCTTGGGGGTAGCACCGGTGTCag ATGTCTTATCCAGTTTATCTAGTATGAATTCTTTGACTCCAGAACAAAGTACTAATGCTACTCCCGATGCTAGTTTACAGCCATCTAGTATAAATTCTGCTCAGag CAGCAGTGCCAGGAAGAAGAATCGGGAACTAACGATTGTTTCTGTGGCACATACCAATATTCCTCCAAAAGAACCAGTTGTTTATACCAAACAAACACAAACTATTCAAACATCGCACACATCTCACGACG GCTACTTTGAGACTGACTGGTGGCGTCCCAGGAAAGGTGGGTCTGCACCAAACTACCTAT CTCATGCATTCGACTATTACG ACGAGTACAATCTAAATCCTGGTTTAGAATGGGAGGACGAATTTACAG CCGAAGACGAAGAGAACAGTTTGCCGCATATGGATGGTTTCCAAAGCAAGCTTCCTCCTGGAATTCTTCCCCATGGTTTACCACAGGTTAAGGAAGTGCAGCCAGCGGTTACACAAGTGGAgcaagaaaaggaaaaagaaaaacctaAAGAAg TACAAGAACTCAGCGAAGAAGAGAAACAAATGATCATACTATCTGAAGATTTTCAACGATTCCTTGATCGTACTAGTAGAATTGTGGAAAGGGCATTAGGAGAATCTGTCAATATTTATAGCGATTATACCGGTACCATGGATGGTGAAGATGGAAT GGACGAAAAGAGTCATCAGCGTTTGTGGTTAAATCGATGGTTCTTCTGCGATCGATGGTCTCGTAATCGTTGTGTGACCTCGATGGATTGGTCACCTCAGTTTCCAGAACTTCTTGCAGCCTCCTATAACAATAACGACGACACTCCAAACGATCCCGATGGAGTGTGTTTGGTTTGGAACACAAAGTTTAAGAAAACAACACcggaatttattttccattgtCAGTCTCCGGTTATGTCGACCACGTTCGCAAGATTTCATCCTAATTTAATCTTAGGGGGTACTTATTCCGGACAAATCGTTCTCTGGGACAATAGAGTACAAAAGAGAACTCCTATTCAACGAACTCCACTATCAGCAAGCGCACATACT caTCCTGTATATTGTCTAAACGTTGTTGGGGCACAAAACGCGCACAATTTGATAAGCATATCAACCGATGGCAAACTGTGCTCCTGGAGTTTAGACATGTTGTCACAACCGCAAGAGACATTGGAGCTTCACACTAAACAGTCGAAAGCAATTGCTGCCACTTGTTTGGCGTTCCCTCATGGCGATGTTAATAATTTCGTTGTAGGCAGCGAAGAAGGAACTGTATATTCCG CTTGTCGTCATGGTACAAAAGCTGGTGTATTAGATTCTTACGAAGGTCATCAAGGACCAGTTACAGGAATTAGTACACACGCCGTACAAGGTGGAATAGATTTCTCACATCTATTCTTAACATCGTCCATCGATTGGACGATCAAGCTCTGGAGTCTTAAAGAGAGCAAACCTCTATATTCTTTCGAGCACAACGGTGATTACGTTTATGACGTTGCGTGGTCACCGACCCATCCAGCTCTCTTTGCCGCGGTAGACGATTCAGGACGATTAGATTTATGGAATTTGAATCAAGATACCGAAGTACCCACCGCTAGTATCGTGATCAATGGTTCTCCGGCTCTTAACAGAGTTTCATGGACACCGAGCGGTTTACACGTAACCGTTGGTGATGATACTGGAAAGATTTGGGTGTACGATGTTGCCGAG cATCTGGCACATCCAAGAATCGACGAGTGGAACAAATTCTTGTACACTCAGCAAGAGCTGAAACACAACAAAGCGGACGAAGAACTGCATAAACTTAATTTAAGAGAACCTACTTCGTTAACTTCCATGCCTCCGCTGCTAGCGACGTGTCCCCTCagataa
- the LOC132916073 gene encoding cytoplasmic dynein 1 intermediate chain isoform X29 yields the protein MMSDRKAELERKKAKLQAIREEKERRRREKEQKDVEEATVRAAGTDKDHRKELDAMLSSLGVAPVSDVLSSLSSMNSLTPEQSTNATPDASLQPSSINSAQSSSARKKNRELTIVSVAHTNIPPKEPVVYTKQTQTIQTSHTSHDAHAFDYYVLTFDDGQAEDEENSLPHMDGFQSKLPPGILPHGLPQVKEVQPAVTQVEQEKEKEKPKEVQELSEEEKQMIILSEDFQRFLDRTSRIVERALGESVNIYSDYTGTMDGEDGMDEKSHQRLWLNRWFFCDRWSRNRCVTSMDWSPQFPELLAASYNNNDDTPNDPDGVCLVWNTKFKKTTPEFIFHCQSPVMSTTFARFHPNLILGGTYSGQIVLWDNRVQKRTPIQRTPLSASAHTHPVYCLNVVGAQNAHNLISISTDGKLCSWSLDMLSQPQETLELHTKQSKAIAATCLAFPHGDVNNFVVGSEEGTVYSACRHGTKAGVLDSYEGHQGPVTGISTHAVQGGIDFSHLFLTSSIDWTIKLWSLKESKPLYSFEHNGDYVYDVAWSPTHPALFAAVDDSGRLDLWNLNQDTEVPTASIVINGSPALNRVSWTPSGLHVTVGDDTGKIWVYDVAEHLAHPRIDEWNKFLYTQQELKHNKADEELHKLNLREPTSLTSMPPLLATCPLR from the exons ATGATGTCTGACAGAAAAGCAGaacttgaaagaaaaaaagccaAACTTCAGGCTAttagagaagaaaaggaaagacgtagaagagaaaaagaacagaaagat gTTGAGGAAGCTACAGTTCGTGCTGCAGGAACGGATAAAGATCATCGGAAAGAATTAGATGCTATGCTTTCATCCTTGGGGGTAGCACCGGTGTCag ATGTCTTATCCAGTTTATCTAGTATGAATTCTTTGACTCCAGAACAAAGTACTAATGCTACTCCCGATGCTAGTTTACAGCCATCTAGTATAAATTCTGCTCAGag CAGCAGTGCCAGGAAGAAGAATCGGGAACTAACGATTGTTTCTGTGGCACATACCAATATTCCTCCAAAAGAACCAGTTGTTTATACCAAACAAACACAAACTATTCAAACATCGCACACATCTCACGACG CTCATGCATTCGACTATTACG TTTTGACATTTGATGATGGCCAAGCCGAAGACGAAGAGAACAGTTTGCCGCATATGGATGGTTTCCAAAGCAAGCTTCCTCCTGGAATTCTTCCCCATGGTTTACCACAGGTTAAGGAAGTGCAGCCAGCGGTTACACAAGTGGAgcaagaaaaggaaaaagaaaaacctaAAGAAg TACAAGAACTCAGCGAAGAAGAGAAACAAATGATCATACTATCTGAAGATTTTCAACGATTCCTTGATCGTACTAGTAGAATTGTGGAAAGGGCATTAGGAGAATCTGTCAATATTTATAGCGATTATACCGGTACCATGGATGGTGAAGATGGAAT GGACGAAAAGAGTCATCAGCGTTTGTGGTTAAATCGATGGTTCTTCTGCGATCGATGGTCTCGTAATCGTTGTGTGACCTCGATGGATTGGTCACCTCAGTTTCCAGAACTTCTTGCAGCCTCCTATAACAATAACGACGACACTCCAAACGATCCCGATGGAGTGTGTTTGGTTTGGAACACAAAGTTTAAGAAAACAACACcggaatttattttccattgtCAGTCTCCGGTTATGTCGACCACGTTCGCAAGATTTCATCCTAATTTAATCTTAGGGGGTACTTATTCCGGACAAATCGTTCTCTGGGACAATAGAGTACAAAAGAGAACTCCTATTCAACGAACTCCACTATCAGCAAGCGCACATACT caTCCTGTATATTGTCTAAACGTTGTTGGGGCACAAAACGCGCACAATTTGATAAGCATATCAACCGATGGCAAACTGTGCTCCTGGAGTTTAGACATGTTGTCACAACCGCAAGAGACATTGGAGCTTCACACTAAACAGTCGAAAGCAATTGCTGCCACTTGTTTGGCGTTCCCTCATGGCGATGTTAATAATTTCGTTGTAGGCAGCGAAGAAGGAACTGTATATTCCG CTTGTCGTCATGGTACAAAAGCTGGTGTATTAGATTCTTACGAAGGTCATCAAGGACCAGTTACAGGAATTAGTACACACGCCGTACAAGGTGGAATAGATTTCTCACATCTATTCTTAACATCGTCCATCGATTGGACGATCAAGCTCTGGAGTCTTAAAGAGAGCAAACCTCTATATTCTTTCGAGCACAACGGTGATTACGTTTATGACGTTGCGTGGTCACCGACCCATCCAGCTCTCTTTGCCGCGGTAGACGATTCAGGACGATTAGATTTATGGAATTTGAATCAAGATACCGAAGTACCCACCGCTAGTATCGTGATCAATGGTTCTCCGGCTCTTAACAGAGTTTCATGGACACCGAGCGGTTTACACGTAACCGTTGGTGATGATACTGGAAAGATTTGGGTGTACGATGTTGCCGAG cATCTGGCACATCCAAGAATCGACGAGTGGAACAAATTCTTGTACACTCAGCAAGAGCTGAAACACAACAAAGCGGACGAAGAACTGCATAAACTTAATTTAAGAGAACCTACTTCGTTAACTTCCATGCCTCCGCTGCTAGCGACGTGTCCCCTCagataa
- the LOC132916073 gene encoding cytoplasmic dynein 1 intermediate chain isoform X7: MMSDRKAELERKKAKLQAIREEKERRRREKEQKDVEEATVRAAGTDKDHRKELDAMLSSLGVAPVSDVLSSLSSMNSLTPEQSTNATPDASLQPSSINSAQSSSARKKNRELTIVSVAHTNIPPKEPVVYTKQTQTIQTSHTSHDGLSASSSAYTIYSSCSTTTPTHSYSAGYFETDWWRPRKDEYNLNPGLEWEDEFTVLTFDDGQAEDEENSLPHMDGFQSKLPPGILPHGLPQVKEVQPAVTQVEQEKEKEKPKEVQELSEEEKQMIILSEDFQRFLDRTSRIVERALGESVNIYSDYTGTMDGEDGMDEKSHQRLWLNRWFFCDRWSRNRCVTSMDWSPQFPELLAASYNNNDDTPNDPDGVCLVWNTKFKKTTPEFIFHCQSPVMSTTFARFHPNLILGGTYSGQIVLWDNRVQKRTPIQRTPLSASAHTHPVYCLNVVGAQNAHNLISISTDGKLCSWSLDMLSQPQETLELHTKQSKAIAATCLAFPHGDVNNFVVGSEEGTVYSACRHGTKAGVLDSYEGHQGPVTGISTHAVQGGIDFSHLFLTSSIDWTIKLWSLKESKPLYSFEHNGDYVYDVAWSPTHPALFAAVDDSGRLDLWNLNQDTEVPTASIVINGSPALNRVSWTPSGLHVTVGDDTGKIWVYDVAEHLAHPRIDEWNKFLYTQQELKHNKADEELHKLNLREPTSLTSMPPLLATCPLR, translated from the exons ATGATGTCTGACAGAAAAGCAGaacttgaaagaaaaaaagccaAACTTCAGGCTAttagagaagaaaaggaaagacgtagaagagaaaaagaacagaaagat gTTGAGGAAGCTACAGTTCGTGCTGCAGGAACGGATAAAGATCATCGGAAAGAATTAGATGCTATGCTTTCATCCTTGGGGGTAGCACCGGTGTCag ATGTCTTATCCAGTTTATCTAGTATGAATTCTTTGACTCCAGAACAAAGTACTAATGCTACTCCCGATGCTAGTTTACAGCCATCTAGTATAAATTCTGCTCAGag CAGCAGTGCCAGGAAGAAGAATCGGGAACTAACGATTGTTTCTGTGGCACATACCAATATTCCTCCAAAAGAACCAGTTGTTTATACCAAACAAACACAAACTATTCAAACATCGCACACATCTCACGACG GACTGTCCGCATCTTCTTCTGCATACACCATCTACTCCTCCTGTtcaacaacaacaccaactCACTCTTACTCCGCAGGCTACTTTGAGACTGACTGGTGGCGTCCCAGGAAAG ACGAGTACAATCTAAATCCTGGTTTAGAATGGGAGGACGAATTTACAG TTTTGACATTTGATGATGGCCAAGCCGAAGACGAAGAGAACAGTTTGCCGCATATGGATGGTTTCCAAAGCAAGCTTCCTCCTGGAATTCTTCCCCATGGTTTACCACAGGTTAAGGAAGTGCAGCCAGCGGTTACACAAGTGGAgcaagaaaaggaaaaagaaaaacctaAAGAAg TACAAGAACTCAGCGAAGAAGAGAAACAAATGATCATACTATCTGAAGATTTTCAACGATTCCTTGATCGTACTAGTAGAATTGTGGAAAGGGCATTAGGAGAATCTGTCAATATTTATAGCGATTATACCGGTACCATGGATGGTGAAGATGGAAT GGACGAAAAGAGTCATCAGCGTTTGTGGTTAAATCGATGGTTCTTCTGCGATCGATGGTCTCGTAATCGTTGTGTGACCTCGATGGATTGGTCACCTCAGTTTCCAGAACTTCTTGCAGCCTCCTATAACAATAACGACGACACTCCAAACGATCCCGATGGAGTGTGTTTGGTTTGGAACACAAAGTTTAAGAAAACAACACcggaatttattttccattgtCAGTCTCCGGTTATGTCGACCACGTTCGCAAGATTTCATCCTAATTTAATCTTAGGGGGTACTTATTCCGGACAAATCGTTCTCTGGGACAATAGAGTACAAAAGAGAACTCCTATTCAACGAACTCCACTATCAGCAAGCGCACATACT caTCCTGTATATTGTCTAAACGTTGTTGGGGCACAAAACGCGCACAATTTGATAAGCATATCAACCGATGGCAAACTGTGCTCCTGGAGTTTAGACATGTTGTCACAACCGCAAGAGACATTGGAGCTTCACACTAAACAGTCGAAAGCAATTGCTGCCACTTGTTTGGCGTTCCCTCATGGCGATGTTAATAATTTCGTTGTAGGCAGCGAAGAAGGAACTGTATATTCCG CTTGTCGTCATGGTACAAAAGCTGGTGTATTAGATTCTTACGAAGGTCATCAAGGACCAGTTACAGGAATTAGTACACACGCCGTACAAGGTGGAATAGATTTCTCACATCTATTCTTAACATCGTCCATCGATTGGACGATCAAGCTCTGGAGTCTTAAAGAGAGCAAACCTCTATATTCTTTCGAGCACAACGGTGATTACGTTTATGACGTTGCGTGGTCACCGACCCATCCAGCTCTCTTTGCCGCGGTAGACGATTCAGGACGATTAGATTTATGGAATTTGAATCAAGATACCGAAGTACCCACCGCTAGTATCGTGATCAATGGTTCTCCGGCTCTTAACAGAGTTTCATGGACACCGAGCGGTTTACACGTAACCGTTGGTGATGATACTGGAAAGATTTGGGTGTACGATGTTGCCGAG cATCTGGCACATCCAAGAATCGACGAGTGGAACAAATTCTTGTACACTCAGCAAGAGCTGAAACACAACAAAGCGGACGAAGAACTGCATAAACTTAATTTAAGAGAACCTACTTCGTTAACTTCCATGCCTCCGCTGCTAGCGACGTGTCCCCTCagataa